The following are encoded together in the Syngnathus typhle isolate RoL2023-S1 ecotype Sweden linkage group LG5, RoL_Styp_1.0, whole genome shotgun sequence genome:
- the LOC133153783 gene encoding selenocysteine insertion sequence-binding protein 2-like isoform X1 has translation MEKEGEVTPAEPTCHSGRRSESAGQQRSSSNRHVILSNPHLFQHEPRGSQPCAGPNRNRPSNINGGDLSWRAKATTNSNDPFVQNSGNTQRRGFRDSRSPRIAKPARDDLARFEVKMSDFPQLDAGPSHAHKDSQGPKAMAERRRPSSKSTPPWADVQQETAMRGSPTVPELRQINSHIPASPTNHSTVTSWANVASQPPPKASQKEKTVVLTEETDRQQPGEGTAAGRKKRKKKKKGKEADAANMQAEAEQSTVQQEPPKFEDEEEFPGLAPALILSHRPASNRNSGKGNAESEQGEMVPNWGKNATRTPPTEAAKKGQKAEKTSGKKSKAPVQLDIGNMLSVLENKPKSQLVKHNVISVVGGLPVIHKQTAVQKKTPRQQERIAHNPLDSTSPLVKKGKQREVPKAKKPTALKKVILKEREERKQRRLLEERGVLPENDSTVTTDPAQDEQQCDANLTDEDAGAVSGSDEQPANETSREGDGQSDGVQADEEQIIQLDLSVTVPDRPKIHSRKFREYCSQMLSKEVDQCATSLLKELIRFQDRLYQKDPMKARMKRRVVMGLREVLKHLKLHKVKCVIISPNCERVQAKGGLDEALHKIIDTCREQEVPFIFALSRRALGRCVNKMVPVSLVGIFNYDGAQDYYHQMIELSSEARRAYEEMLVSVEQSVQAECGDGNFSDEHSTAKLIQPEELEPESQEPEYRQLWRKLLERESSYKSLNFDTWPSECNEENEDETS, from the exons ATGGAGAAG GAGGGCGAAGTGACACCTGCTGAGCCGACCTGTCACTCGGGGAGGAGAAGCGAGTCAGCTGGGCAACAACGCAGCAGCTCGAACCGTCATGTGATCCTCTCAAACCCCCACCTTTTCCAACACGAGCCAAGAGG CAGCCAGCCATGTGCGGGGCCGAACCGGAACCGTCCGTCAAACATTAATGGCGGTGACTTGTCCTGGAGAGCAAAG GCAACAACAAACAGCAATGACCCCTTTGTTCAAAACTCAGGGAACACACAAAGAAGAG GTTTTAGGGATTCCAGATCGCCGAGGATAGCAAAACCCGCTCGGGACGACTTGGCCCGATTTGAGGTGAAAATGTCAGACTTCCCCCAGTTGGATGCCGGACCCTCGCACGCTCACAAAGACAGCCAGGGGCCAAAAGCGATGGCGGAGAGACGCCGGCCTTCCTCAAAGTCAACCCCTCCCTGGGCCGATGTGCAACAGGAG ACAGCCATGAGAGGGTCCCCGACTGTACCTGAGCTCAGACAAATCAACAGCCACATCCCCGCTAGCCCCACAAACCACTCCACAGTTACATCATGGGCTAATGTCGCTTCTCAGCCCCCCCCTAAAGCCTCTCAGAAGGAAAAGACTGTTGTGCTG actgaggagacagacagacagcagcCGGGAGAGGGAACAGCGGCAGGGAGGAAAAAacggaagaaaaagaagaagggaAAAGAGGCAGATGCCGCCAACATGCAAGCTGAGGCAGAACAGTCAACGGTCCAACAGGAGCCGCCAAAATTTGAG GATGAAGAGGAGTTTCCGGGTCTGGCTCCTGCTCTGATTTTGTCTCATCGACCGGCAAGCAATAGAAACTCTGGAAAAGGCAATGCA GAAAGTGAACAGGGTGAAATGGTCCCAAACTGGGGCAAGAATGCTACCAGAACGCCACCGACAGAGGCAGCAAAGAAAGGACAG AAAGCCGAGAAGACGTCCGGGAAGAAGAGCAAAGCTCCCGTGCAGTTGGACATCGGGAACATGCTGTCTGTCCTGGAAAACAAGCCGAAATCTCAGCTAGTCAAGCACAACGTCATTTCAG TGGTCGGAGGACTTCCTGTCATCCACAAGCAAACGGCGGTCCAGAAGAAGACACCCAGGCAGCAGGAAAGAATTGCGCACAACCCGCTGGACTCCACAAGCCCCCTGGTGAAGAAAGGGAAGCAGAGAGAAGTGCCCAAAGCCAAGAAACCCACTGCTCTTAAAAAG GTCATCCTGAAAGAAAGAGAGGAGAGAAAGCAGCGACGTTTACTGGAGGAAAGAGGGGTGCTACCTGAAAACGATTCAACGGTCACCACTGATCCGGCACAAGACGAGCAACAGTGTGACGCTAATCTGACAG ACGAGGACGCCGGTGCTGTTTCGGGAAGTGACGAGCAGCCAGCAAACGAAACGTCAAGAGAGGGTGACGGACAATCCGATGGAGTGCAAGCTGACGAGGAGCAGATTATACAGCTCGACTTGTCCGTCACCGTGCCAGATCGACCCAAAATTCACAGCAGGAAGTTCAGAGA ATACTGCAGCCAGATGCTCAGCAAAGAGGTGGACCAGTGCGCGACGTCTCTGCTGAAGGAGCTGATCCGCTTCCAGGACCGCCTCTACCAGAAGGACCCCATGAAGGCTCGCATGAAGCGCCGAGTCGTTATGGGCCTGCGGGAGGTCCTCAAGCACCTCAAACTCCACAAGGTCAAGTGCGTCATCATCTCGCCCAACTGCGAGCGCGTCCAGGCCAAAG GGGGCCTGGACGAGGCACTCCACAAAATCATCGACACGTGCCGCGAACAGGAGGTGCCGTTCATCTTCGCCCTCTCTCGCAGGGCGCTGGGGCGCTGCGTCAACAAGATGGTGCCCGTCAGCCTGGTGGGCATCTTCAACTATGATGGCGCACAG GACTACTACCACCAGATGATCGAGTTGTCTTCGGAGGCCAGGCGAGCGTACGAGGAGATGCTAGTGAGCGTGGAGCAGTCCGTCCAGGCGGAGTGCGGCGACGGAAACTTCTCTGACGAGCACAGTACCGCCAAGCTGATTCAGCCCGAGGAGTTGGAGCCAGAGTCTCAGGAGCCGGAATACA GGCAGCTGTGGAGGAAGCTGCTCGAGAGGGAGTCCAGCTACAAGTCATTGAACTTTGACACGTGGCCCAGTGAATGTAACGAAGAAAATGAAGATGAGACCAGTTGA
- the LOC133153783 gene encoding selenocysteine insertion sequence-binding protein 2-like isoform X2, with amino-acid sequence MEKEGEVTPAEPTCHSGRRSESAGQQRSSSNRHVILSNPHLFQHEPRGQPCAGPNRNRPSNINGGDLSWRAKATTNSNDPFVQNSGNTQRRGFRDSRSPRIAKPARDDLARFEVKMSDFPQLDAGPSHAHKDSQGPKAMAERRRPSSKSTPPWADVQQETAMRGSPTVPELRQINSHIPASPTNHSTVTSWANVASQPPPKASQKEKTVVLTEETDRQQPGEGTAAGRKKRKKKKKGKEADAANMQAEAEQSTVQQEPPKFEDEEEFPGLAPALILSHRPASNRNSGKGNAESEQGEMVPNWGKNATRTPPTEAAKKGQKAEKTSGKKSKAPVQLDIGNMLSVLENKPKSQLVKHNVISVVGGLPVIHKQTAVQKKTPRQQERIAHNPLDSTSPLVKKGKQREVPKAKKPTALKKVILKEREERKQRRLLEERGVLPENDSTVTTDPAQDEQQCDANLTDEDAGAVSGSDEQPANETSREGDGQSDGVQADEEQIIQLDLSVTVPDRPKIHSRKFREYCSQMLSKEVDQCATSLLKELIRFQDRLYQKDPMKARMKRRVVMGLREVLKHLKLHKVKCVIISPNCERVQAKGGLDEALHKIIDTCREQEVPFIFALSRRALGRCVNKMVPVSLVGIFNYDGAQDYYHQMIELSSEARRAYEEMLVSVEQSVQAECGDGNFSDEHSTAKLIQPEELEPESQEPEYRQLWRKLLERESSYKSLNFDTWPSECNEENEDETS; translated from the exons ATGGAGAAG GAGGGCGAAGTGACACCTGCTGAGCCGACCTGTCACTCGGGGAGGAGAAGCGAGTCAGCTGGGCAACAACGCAGCAGCTCGAACCGTCATGTGATCCTCTCAAACCCCCACCTTTTCCAACACGAGCCAAGAGG CCAGCCATGTGCGGGGCCGAACCGGAACCGTCCGTCAAACATTAATGGCGGTGACTTGTCCTGGAGAGCAAAG GCAACAACAAACAGCAATGACCCCTTTGTTCAAAACTCAGGGAACACACAAAGAAGAG GTTTTAGGGATTCCAGATCGCCGAGGATAGCAAAACCCGCTCGGGACGACTTGGCCCGATTTGAGGTGAAAATGTCAGACTTCCCCCAGTTGGATGCCGGACCCTCGCACGCTCACAAAGACAGCCAGGGGCCAAAAGCGATGGCGGAGAGACGCCGGCCTTCCTCAAAGTCAACCCCTCCCTGGGCCGATGTGCAACAGGAG ACAGCCATGAGAGGGTCCCCGACTGTACCTGAGCTCAGACAAATCAACAGCCACATCCCCGCTAGCCCCACAAACCACTCCACAGTTACATCATGGGCTAATGTCGCTTCTCAGCCCCCCCCTAAAGCCTCTCAGAAGGAAAAGACTGTTGTGCTG actgaggagacagacagacagcagcCGGGAGAGGGAACAGCGGCAGGGAGGAAAAAacggaagaaaaagaagaagggaAAAGAGGCAGATGCCGCCAACATGCAAGCTGAGGCAGAACAGTCAACGGTCCAACAGGAGCCGCCAAAATTTGAG GATGAAGAGGAGTTTCCGGGTCTGGCTCCTGCTCTGATTTTGTCTCATCGACCGGCAAGCAATAGAAACTCTGGAAAAGGCAATGCA GAAAGTGAACAGGGTGAAATGGTCCCAAACTGGGGCAAGAATGCTACCAGAACGCCACCGACAGAGGCAGCAAAGAAAGGACAG AAAGCCGAGAAGACGTCCGGGAAGAAGAGCAAAGCTCCCGTGCAGTTGGACATCGGGAACATGCTGTCTGTCCTGGAAAACAAGCCGAAATCTCAGCTAGTCAAGCACAACGTCATTTCAG TGGTCGGAGGACTTCCTGTCATCCACAAGCAAACGGCGGTCCAGAAGAAGACACCCAGGCAGCAGGAAAGAATTGCGCACAACCCGCTGGACTCCACAAGCCCCCTGGTGAAGAAAGGGAAGCAGAGAGAAGTGCCCAAAGCCAAGAAACCCACTGCTCTTAAAAAG GTCATCCTGAAAGAAAGAGAGGAGAGAAAGCAGCGACGTTTACTGGAGGAAAGAGGGGTGCTACCTGAAAACGATTCAACGGTCACCACTGATCCGGCACAAGACGAGCAACAGTGTGACGCTAATCTGACAG ACGAGGACGCCGGTGCTGTTTCGGGAAGTGACGAGCAGCCAGCAAACGAAACGTCAAGAGAGGGTGACGGACAATCCGATGGAGTGCAAGCTGACGAGGAGCAGATTATACAGCTCGACTTGTCCGTCACCGTGCCAGATCGACCCAAAATTCACAGCAGGAAGTTCAGAGA ATACTGCAGCCAGATGCTCAGCAAAGAGGTGGACCAGTGCGCGACGTCTCTGCTGAAGGAGCTGATCCGCTTCCAGGACCGCCTCTACCAGAAGGACCCCATGAAGGCTCGCATGAAGCGCCGAGTCGTTATGGGCCTGCGGGAGGTCCTCAAGCACCTCAAACTCCACAAGGTCAAGTGCGTCATCATCTCGCCCAACTGCGAGCGCGTCCAGGCCAAAG GGGGCCTGGACGAGGCACTCCACAAAATCATCGACACGTGCCGCGAACAGGAGGTGCCGTTCATCTTCGCCCTCTCTCGCAGGGCGCTGGGGCGCTGCGTCAACAAGATGGTGCCCGTCAGCCTGGTGGGCATCTTCAACTATGATGGCGCACAG GACTACTACCACCAGATGATCGAGTTGTCTTCGGAGGCCAGGCGAGCGTACGAGGAGATGCTAGTGAGCGTGGAGCAGTCCGTCCAGGCGGAGTGCGGCGACGGAAACTTCTCTGACGAGCACAGTACCGCCAAGCTGATTCAGCCCGAGGAGTTGGAGCCAGAGTCTCAGGAGCCGGAATACA GGCAGCTGTGGAGGAAGCTGCTCGAGAGGGAGTCCAGCTACAAGTCATTGAACTTTGACACGTGGCCCAGTGAATGTAACGAAGAAAATGAAGATGAGACCAGTTGA
- the mfsd10 gene encoding major facilitator superfamily domain-containing protein 10 isoform X2 has protein sequence MSDANKASKDVALSSSRVIFVVFVLLLLDLLGFTLILPLLPSILDHYAHTGDGAYQSLQSAVDIFREALGIPMEKKYNSVLFGGIRINNPFLSSPITGALSDRYGRRPLLLLTTMGIMSGYVVWALSRSFAMFLLFRVIAGVCKGNVSLCTAIVADLADPKARNRGMAMIGVAFSVGFTAGPLMGAYLAVTAKTAGHVFFQTPALLALAFSVADLVFIWLMLPETLSAHAKGSHSGFGDFRDLLSPGALFNFSAVTRTKDPPTEQKMQRLKALGRVYFCYLFLFSGLEFTLSFLTHQRFHFTSMEQGKMFFFIGIVMASIQGGYARRIKPGHHVRAVRMAIAALIPAFILIGLSWNVTMLYVGLALYSFAAAVVVPCLSTLVSEHGTASQKGTVMGILRSLGALARALGPIVSSSVYWLAGAQICFLVTSASFVVPLILLTGA, from the exons ATGTCGGACGCCAACAAAGCATCCAAGGATGTGGCGTTGTCCTCGTCAAGGGTGATCTTTGTGGTCTTCGTCCTCTTGCTCCTGGACTTGCTCGGCTTCACCCTCATCCTACCTCTCCTGCCCTCCATCCTGGACCACTACGCGCACACTGGG GATGGTGCCTATCAGTCACTGCAGAGTGCTGTGGACATCTTCAGAGAGGCGCTCGGAATTCCTATGGAAAAGAAGTACAACAGCGTCCTGTTCGGAGGTATTCGAATAAATAACCCG TTCTTGTCATCTCCCATCACCGGAGCTCTGTCGGATCGTTACGGCAGGCGACCTTTACTCCTCCTTACGACA ATGGGGATCATGTCTGGCTACGTGGTGTGGGCTCTGTCCCGAAGCTTCGCCATGTTCCTTTTGTTCCGAGTGATCGCAGGAGTGTGTAAGGGCAACGTCAGCCTCTGCACCGCCATCGTGGCCGATTTAGCCGACCCCAAAGCTCGGAACCGCGGGATG GCCATGATTGGCGTGGCTTTCTCGGTGGGCTTCACCGCGGGACCTCTGATGGGGGCGTACTTGGCCGTGACGGCCAAAACCGCGGGGCACGTCTTCTTCCAGACGCCGGCCTTGCTGGCGTTGGCCTTCAGCGTCGCAGACCTGGTTTTCATTTGGCTCATGCTGCCTGAAACGCTTTCAGCCCATGCCAAG GGTTCCCATTCTGGCTTTGGGGACTTTCGAGACCTGCTCAGCCCGGGGGCCTTGTTCAATTTCTCTGCTGTCACGAGAACCAAAGATCCACCCACAGAACAAA AAATGCAGAGGCTGAAAGCGTTGGGTCGGGTTTATTTCTGCTACCTCTTCCTATTTTCCGGCCTGGAGTTCACGCTCAGTTTCCTCACGCACCAACGCTTCCACTTCACTAG CATGGAACAaggaaagatgttcttcttcATCGGCATAGTCATGGCATCCATCCAGGGCGGATACGCACGCAGAATTAAACCTGGACACCACGTCAGAGCTGTCCGCATG GCCATCGCCGCACTGATCCCAGCCTTTATTCTCATTGGACTCTCGTGGAACGTCACTATGCTTTACGTGGGCTTGGCGCTCTATTCCTTTG CGGCAGCAGTGGTGGTCCCGTGTCTATCAACCCTTGTCTCTGAACAtg GCACGGCCAGTCAGAAAGGCACAGTAATGGGCATCCTACGCAGTCTGGGTGCTCTGGCCAGAGCTCTAGGGCCAATTGTGTCATCATCTG tttactgGCTGGCTGGGGCACAGATCTGTTTCCTCGTCACGTCAGCATCCTTTGTGGTACCTCTGATTCTGCTAACCGGCGCCTGA
- the mfsd10 gene encoding major facilitator superfamily domain-containing protein 10 isoform X3, translated as MVPISHCRVLWTSSERRSEFLWKRSTTASCSEFLSSPITGALSDRYGRRPLLLLTTMGIMSGYVVWALSRSFAMFLLFRVIAGVCKGNVSLCTAIVADLADPKARNRGMAMIGVAFSVGFTAGPLMGAYLAVTAKTAGHVFFQTPALLALAFSVADLVFIWLMLPETLSAHAKGSHSGFGDFRDLLSPGALFNFSAVTRTKDPPTEQKMQRLKALGRVYFCYLFLFSGLEFTLSFLTHQRFHFTSMEQGKMFFFIGIVMASIQGGYARRIKPGHHVRAVRMAIAALIPAFILIGLSWNVTMLYVGLALYSFAAAVVVPCLSTLVSEHGTASQKGTVMGILRSLGALARALGPIVSSSVYWLAGAQICFLVTSASFVVPLILLTGA; from the exons ATGGTGCCTATCAGTCACTGCAGAGTGCTGTGGACATCTTCAGAGAGGCGCTCGGAATTCCTATGGAAAAGAAGTACAACAGCGTCCTGTTCGGAG TTCTTGTCATCTCCCATCACCGGAGCTCTGTCGGATCGTTACGGCAGGCGACCTTTACTCCTCCTTACGACA ATGGGGATCATGTCTGGCTACGTGGTGTGGGCTCTGTCCCGAAGCTTCGCCATGTTCCTTTTGTTCCGAGTGATCGCAGGAGTGTGTAAGGGCAACGTCAGCCTCTGCACCGCCATCGTGGCCGATTTAGCCGACCCCAAAGCTCGGAACCGCGGGATG GCCATGATTGGCGTGGCTTTCTCGGTGGGCTTCACCGCGGGACCTCTGATGGGGGCGTACTTGGCCGTGACGGCCAAAACCGCGGGGCACGTCTTCTTCCAGACGCCGGCCTTGCTGGCGTTGGCCTTCAGCGTCGCAGACCTGGTTTTCATTTGGCTCATGCTGCCTGAAACGCTTTCAGCCCATGCCAAG GGTTCCCATTCTGGCTTTGGGGACTTTCGAGACCTGCTCAGCCCGGGGGCCTTGTTCAATTTCTCTGCTGTCACGAGAACCAAAGATCCACCCACAGAACAAA AAATGCAGAGGCTGAAAGCGTTGGGTCGGGTTTATTTCTGCTACCTCTTCCTATTTTCCGGCCTGGAGTTCACGCTCAGTTTCCTCACGCACCAACGCTTCCACTTCACTAG CATGGAACAaggaaagatgttcttcttcATCGGCATAGTCATGGCATCCATCCAGGGCGGATACGCACGCAGAATTAAACCTGGACACCACGTCAGAGCTGTCCGCATG GCCATCGCCGCACTGATCCCAGCCTTTATTCTCATTGGACTCTCGTGGAACGTCACTATGCTTTACGTGGGCTTGGCGCTCTATTCCTTTG CGGCAGCAGTGGTGGTCCCGTGTCTATCAACCCTTGTCTCTGAACAtg GCACGGCCAGTCAGAAAGGCACAGTAATGGGCATCCTACGCAGTCTGGGTGCTCTGGCCAGAGCTCTAGGGCCAATTGTGTCATCATCTG tttactgGCTGGCTGGGGCACAGATCTGTTTCCTCGTCACGTCAGCATCCTTTGTGGTACCTCTGATTCTGCTAACCGGCGCCTGA
- the mfsd10 gene encoding major facilitator superfamily domain-containing protein 10 isoform X1: MSDANKASKDVALSSSRVIFVVFVLLLLDLLGFTLILPLLPSILDHYAHTGDGAYQSLQSAVDIFREALGIPMEKKYNSVLFGGLIGSLFSLLQFLSSPITGALSDRYGRRPLLLLTTMGIMSGYVVWALSRSFAMFLLFRVIAGVCKGNVSLCTAIVADLADPKARNRGMAMIGVAFSVGFTAGPLMGAYLAVTAKTAGHVFFQTPALLALAFSVADLVFIWLMLPETLSAHAKGSHSGFGDFRDLLSPGALFNFSAVTRTKDPPTEQKMQRLKALGRVYFCYLFLFSGLEFTLSFLTHQRFHFTSMEQGKMFFFIGIVMASIQGGYARRIKPGHHVRAVRMAIAALIPAFILIGLSWNVTMLYVGLALYSFAAAVVVPCLSTLVSEHGTASQKGTVMGILRSLGALARALGPIVSSSVYWLAGAQICFLVTSASFVVPLILLTGA, translated from the exons ATGTCGGACGCCAACAAAGCATCCAAGGATGTGGCGTTGTCCTCGTCAAGGGTGATCTTTGTGGTCTTCGTCCTCTTGCTCCTGGACTTGCTCGGCTTCACCCTCATCCTACCTCTCCTGCCCTCCATCCTGGACCACTACGCGCACACTGGG GATGGTGCCTATCAGTCACTGCAGAGTGCTGTGGACATCTTCAGAGAGGCGCTCGGAATTCCTATGGAAAAGAAGTACAACAGCGTCCTGTTCGGAG GTCTGATCGGCTCGCTTTTTTCCCTGCTGCAGTTCTTGTCATCTCCCATCACCGGAGCTCTGTCGGATCGTTACGGCAGGCGACCTTTACTCCTCCTTACGACA ATGGGGATCATGTCTGGCTACGTGGTGTGGGCTCTGTCCCGAAGCTTCGCCATGTTCCTTTTGTTCCGAGTGATCGCAGGAGTGTGTAAGGGCAACGTCAGCCTCTGCACCGCCATCGTGGCCGATTTAGCCGACCCCAAAGCTCGGAACCGCGGGATG GCCATGATTGGCGTGGCTTTCTCGGTGGGCTTCACCGCGGGACCTCTGATGGGGGCGTACTTGGCCGTGACGGCCAAAACCGCGGGGCACGTCTTCTTCCAGACGCCGGCCTTGCTGGCGTTGGCCTTCAGCGTCGCAGACCTGGTTTTCATTTGGCTCATGCTGCCTGAAACGCTTTCAGCCCATGCCAAG GGTTCCCATTCTGGCTTTGGGGACTTTCGAGACCTGCTCAGCCCGGGGGCCTTGTTCAATTTCTCTGCTGTCACGAGAACCAAAGATCCACCCACAGAACAAA AAATGCAGAGGCTGAAAGCGTTGGGTCGGGTTTATTTCTGCTACCTCTTCCTATTTTCCGGCCTGGAGTTCACGCTCAGTTTCCTCACGCACCAACGCTTCCACTTCACTAG CATGGAACAaggaaagatgttcttcttcATCGGCATAGTCATGGCATCCATCCAGGGCGGATACGCACGCAGAATTAAACCTGGACACCACGTCAGAGCTGTCCGCATG GCCATCGCCGCACTGATCCCAGCCTTTATTCTCATTGGACTCTCGTGGAACGTCACTATGCTTTACGTGGGCTTGGCGCTCTATTCCTTTG CGGCAGCAGTGGTGGTCCCGTGTCTATCAACCCTTGTCTCTGAACAtg GCACGGCCAGTCAGAAAGGCACAGTAATGGGCATCCTACGCAGTCTGGGTGCTCTGGCCAGAGCTCTAGGGCCAATTGTGTCATCATCTG tttactgGCTGGCTGGGGCACAGATCTGTTTCCTCGTCACGTCAGCATCCTTTGTGGTACCTCTGATTCTGCTAACCGGCGCCTGA